One genomic segment of Accipiter gentilis chromosome 29, bAccGen1.1, whole genome shotgun sequence includes these proteins:
- the ZBTB34 gene encoding zinc finger and BTB domain-containing protein 34 isoform X2, giving the protein MDSSSFIQFDVPEYSNTVLSQLNELRLQGKLCDIIVHIQGQPFRAHKAVLAASSPYFRDHSALSTMSGLSISVIKNPNVFEQLLSFCYTGRMSLQLKDVVSFLTAASFLQMQCVIDKCTQILESIHSKISVGDVDSVTVGAEENSENRNGVKDSSYFANPIEISPPYCSQVRQSTAGSDLRMETTPGKTLRSRLQEEGHSDRGSSGSISEYEIQIEGDHEQGDLIVRESQIAEVKVKMEKSDRPSCSDSSSLGDDGYHTEMVDGEQVVAVNVGSYGSVLQHVYSFTHASSQATGVSEAFRSLSNTSPSRSMLSCFRGGRARQKRVSAGHLHSDVQGLVQGADSESMVSNPGYENSPRERNTRGHWYPYNERLICIYCGKSFNQKGSLDRHMRLHMGITPFVCKYCGKKYTRKDQLEYHIRGHTDDKPFRCEICGKCFPFQGTLNQHLRKNHPGVTEVRNRVESPDRTEAFVEQKVDNDASASEAMDSSMEIHAMSNTSD; this is encoded by the coding sequence ATGGACAGCAGCAGTTTCATTCAGTTTGATGTGCCCGAGTACAGCAACACTGTTCTGAGCCAGTTAAATGAACTCCGCTTGCAAGGAAAGCTATGTGACATAATTGTGCATATTCAGGGTCAGCCATTTCGAGCCCATAAAGCTGTCTTAGCTGCCAGTTCTCCCTATTTCCGTGACCATTCAGCATTAAGCACCATGAGTGGCTTATCAATATCAGTTATTAAAAATCCCAATGTTTTTgaacagctgctttctttttgttaCACTGGAAGGATGTCCTTACAGCTGAAGGATGTTGTTAGTTTTCTAACTGCAGCTAGCTTTCTACAGATGCAGTGCGTCATTGATAAATGCACACAGATACTGGAGAGTATTCATTCAAAGATCAGTGTTGGTGATGTTGACTCTGTCACTGTTGGTgctgaagaaaattcagaaaatcGCAATGGAGTTAAAGACAGCAGCTACTTTGCCAATCCTATTGAGATATCTCCCCCCTACTGCTCTCAGGTGCGACAGTCAACAGCAGGCAGTGATCTTAGGATGGAAACTACTCCAGGCAAAACTCTGCGTAGTCGTCTGCAAGAAGAAGGGCATTCAGATCGAGGAAGCAGTGGGAGTATCTCTGAATATGAGATTCAGATTGAAGGTGATCATGAGCAAGGAGACCTGATAGTAAGGGAAAGTCAGATTGCAGAGGTGAAAGTTAAAATGGAGAAGTCCGACAGGCCAAGCTGCTCTGATAGCTCTTCCCTTGGCGATGATGGATATCATACTGAAATGGTGGATGGAGAGCAAGTGGTGGCAGTAAATGTTGGTTCCTATGGGTCTGTCTTACAACATGTTTATTCATTCACCCATGCCTCATCACAGGCTACAGGTGTGTCTGAAGCCTTCAGAAGCTTGAGCAATACGAGTCCTTCAAGGTCAATGCTGAGCTGTTTCAGAGGGGGTCGTGCACGCCAAAAACGGGTATCCGCTGGTCACTTGCATAGTGATGTTCAGGGCTTGGTGCAAGGGGCTGACAGTGAATCCATGGTGAGTAACCCAGGATATGAAAATAGTCCACGGGAAAGAAATACAAGAGGTCATTGGTATCCATACAACGAGAGGCTAATTTGTATTTACTGTGGAAAGTCTTTCAACCAGAAGGGGAGCCTTGATCGACACATGCGATTGCACATGGGAATAACTCCTTTCGTGTGCAAATATTGTGGGAAGAAATATACCCGCAAGGACCAACTTGAGTATCATATTCGTGGTCACACAGATGACAAGCCATTTCGCTGTGAGATCtgtggaaaatgttttcctttccaggGTACACTAAACCAGCATTTGCGAAAAAATCACCCTGGGGTAACAGAAGTAAGAAACAGGGTAGAGTCTCCAGACAGAACAGAAGCGTTTGTGGAACAGAAAGTAGATAATGATGCTTCGGCTTCTGAAGCTATGGATTCTAGTATGGAAATTCATGCAATGTCTAACACATCTGATTAA
- the ZBTB34 gene encoding zinc finger and BTB domain-containing protein 34 isoform X1 produces the protein MDDVEINFFNWKSRLLFTSVEMDSSSFIQFDVPEYSNTVLSQLNELRLQGKLCDIIVHIQGQPFRAHKAVLAASSPYFRDHSALSTMSGLSISVIKNPNVFEQLLSFCYTGRMSLQLKDVVSFLTAASFLQMQCVIDKCTQILESIHSKISVGDVDSVTVGAEENSENRNGVKDSSYFANPIEISPPYCSQVRQSTAGSDLRMETTPGKTLRSRLQEEGHSDRGSSGSISEYEIQIEGDHEQGDLIVRESQIAEVKVKMEKSDRPSCSDSSSLGDDGYHTEMVDGEQVVAVNVGSYGSVLQHVYSFTHASSQATGVSEAFRSLSNTSPSRSMLSCFRGGRARQKRVSAGHLHSDVQGLVQGADSESMVSNPGYENSPRERNTRGHWYPYNERLICIYCGKSFNQKGSLDRHMRLHMGITPFVCKYCGKKYTRKDQLEYHIRGHTDDKPFRCEICGKCFPFQGTLNQHLRKNHPGVTEVRNRVESPDRTEAFVEQKVDNDASASEAMDSSMEIHAMSNTSD, from the exons ATGGATGATGTTGAGATCAATTTTTTCAATTGGAAAAGCAG attacTCTTTACATCAGTAGAAATGGACAGCAGCAGTTTCATTCAGTTTGATGTGCCCGAGTACAGCAACACTGTTCTGAGCCAGTTAAATGAACTCCGCTTGCAAGGAAAGCTATGTGACATAATTGTGCATATTCAGGGTCAGCCATTTCGAGCCCATAAAGCTGTCTTAGCTGCCAGTTCTCCCTATTTCCGTGACCATTCAGCATTAAGCACCATGAGTGGCTTATCAATATCAGTTATTAAAAATCCCAATGTTTTTgaacagctgctttctttttgttaCACTGGAAGGATGTCCTTACAGCTGAAGGATGTTGTTAGTTTTCTAACTGCAGCTAGCTTTCTACAGATGCAGTGCGTCATTGATAAATGCACACAGATACTGGAGAGTATTCATTCAAAGATCAGTGTTGGTGATGTTGACTCTGTCACTGTTGGTgctgaagaaaattcagaaaatcGCAATGGAGTTAAAGACAGCAGCTACTTTGCCAATCCTATTGAGATATCTCCCCCCTACTGCTCTCAGGTGCGACAGTCAACAGCAGGCAGTGATCTTAGGATGGAAACTACTCCAGGCAAAACTCTGCGTAGTCGTCTGCAAGAAGAAGGGCATTCAGATCGAGGAAGCAGTGGGAGTATCTCTGAATATGAGATTCAGATTGAAGGTGATCATGAGCAAGGAGACCTGATAGTAAGGGAAAGTCAGATTGCAGAGGTGAAAGTTAAAATGGAGAAGTCCGACAGGCCAAGCTGCTCTGATAGCTCTTCCCTTGGCGATGATGGATATCATACTGAAATGGTGGATGGAGAGCAAGTGGTGGCAGTAAATGTTGGTTCCTATGGGTCTGTCTTACAACATGTTTATTCATTCACCCATGCCTCATCACAGGCTACAGGTGTGTCTGAAGCCTTCAGAAGCTTGAGCAATACGAGTCCTTCAAGGTCAATGCTGAGCTGTTTCAGAGGGGGTCGTGCACGCCAAAAACGGGTATCCGCTGGTCACTTGCATAGTGATGTTCAGGGCTTGGTGCAAGGGGCTGACAGTGAATCCATGGTGAGTAACCCAGGATATGAAAATAGTCCACGGGAAAGAAATACAAGAGGTCATTGGTATCCATACAACGAGAGGCTAATTTGTATTTACTGTGGAAAGTCTTTCAACCAGAAGGGGAGCCTTGATCGACACATGCGATTGCACATGGGAATAACTCCTTTCGTGTGCAAATATTGTGGGAAGAAATATACCCGCAAGGACCAACTTGAGTATCATATTCGTGGTCACACAGATGACAAGCCATTTCGCTGTGAGATCtgtggaaaatgttttcctttccaggGTACACTAAACCAGCATTTGCGAAAAAATCACCCTGGGGTAACAGAAGTAAGAAACAGGGTAGAGTCTCCAGACAGAACAGAAGCGTTTGTGGAACAGAAAGTAGATAATGATGCTTCGGCTTCTGAAGCTATGGATTCTAGTATGGAAATTCATGCAATGTCTAACACATCTGATTAA